The nucleotide window aaCAATGTTATTATATGGATTACATTCACATTGTAGTTGAATTTCACATCCAGAGAATGAATGAAATGGTGCAGCACATAAAGATAAAGTCATGCAAGGTTGCATTGTGGGATTAAAGGGGATAGCTGTATCCACTCACATCAGAGCACAACACCTCTAAGCCCAACAGGACCCACCACTGACATATATGGGGTGATTTGGCATATACATTTGTGGATCATAGAAACTTTGTGAATCTTAAAATTCGACCAAACTGATAAGATGTAAGACAGAACAGCTGAGGTTAATTTAGAAGTTTAGGGTTATAGTTTATCTTTTGTAACATTCCACATTCTCTCACTCCGTCAGAGTTGGTGCATGGTGTTGTTGCAcgattgtttttttgtatttttgtgtatttctatGTATATGCCAAAGTCAGATGCTGAAAAGGTGACTGTGAAAGGTAGCCATGGGGACAGCAGCTTGCAGAGGGAGTCAGACAGCTTTAGGGTCAAGAGGACAGTGTCGTGACAGGGGACAGCAGTCCAGAGCTCACCCCCAGgaccaacaaaaacaagaacacatTAACAGCACAACATTTCACACATAAAACCACACAGGTCAACACAAATCACATATAATCAAACGAAAATCACCAGTGAATGACAGACACTATACGACTATCAACAGGTCGGAAAGTATGGACTGGAGAGAAACTATCCTGCGATGAATGTCATGGTTAGATTCATTAATCGATTCATCGCATCGCAGAGTGAACACATgattacataaataaaaaatctctTACATTTAGATTGCTCTTGTTAAATGAGAAAGAGATAAAAGGAAAGTACGGGTTAGAAAGGCACagacaaaacattaaaaacacagcagaggaatCTTAAAACCATTCATTTAACTAAGGGGTAGTTACCCTGTCACCATCATGTGACCTATCACCAACTACTCTCTTACCGGCAAGCCCTTCTCTCCTGGCTCTCCTTTAGGACCTGGTGTTCCCTGTGAAGAGATTTTTacatcattttcaaaaaaaagtttcaaGTTTACTGTGACCTCAAACCATTAATAATTGCAGTGCAGCAGTTTACACCAACAGAACGAGCTCTGATTCTGTGGTGTCTCTGTGTCGTGCTGCTGGGTAGTGTCGTTTACAGAAGTATAACCAGCTGTGACATGTGTTGATGTTTCACCCGTTTACTCAGGCAATAATCCTAACAGGGTGGAGGTATCTTACCGACTCGCCTCTGAAGCCCCTCTCTCCTGGGTAACCTAAAGGACCCTGAAAAACCATAGGCATGTCTCAGAGTTTTGTTGCAGGATGTGGAGTGAAATGCAGAAAACCTACTACATGTTATCAAGCTCTGAGCGCACTCACTCTCTCCCCACGCTCTCCTTTTGGCCCCACGGGGCCCTGTATTCCAGCGGCTCCAGATTTACCCTGTGTCGAGTCAGGTTAGAAATTAAAAATGACAAGGacagattttaaataattctTGCAGTGTTATAGTCAGTATGTGACTGCAGTGCAAAACTGTAATGTGAGGGAGCTTACATTCTGTCCTGGTGGACCAGGCGGTCCTACTGGGCCTTTGGGACCTGCAGGACCTGCAGAatagacagaaataaacatagTAGTACAAACAAAGTACCTTTACCCTCTGAGAGGAGGTGCTGctacttttaactgtttttcattttgctttCAACTGCCCTGGTTTAGAATCAAACTGAACCTAAAACCCTCTGACAGAGTAAACTGCGACTTTAACTCCAAATAGCACTGTAAACAATGAACGAAAAGTGATGCAAAACAGTATTCACTAGATAAATCTGTACTATCAACACTGACTCACGTCCTGTGTGCAGTTATAGGTAAACACAATAAAGAGTCAGATAAATAAACACTCACCGACAGGACCGGCGGGGCCCTGAGGTCCTGGAACGGGCGATCCTCGTGAGTCATGAAATGTGTTGGTGTAGAAGAGGTCTTTTCTGCGAGCTGGGggtgaaacaaaatgtgttattgtCATGGGATGTAGAAGCAACATTTAAGGAAAGTATTTGCAACCAGGATCTAAACTGACGACTGTAATTATGTGGTAATAAAATTGGATCTAGAACAGTAATCAGTCTTTACGCAGCATGGGGCTGCTTCAATGACAGAAAACGTAGATTCACGATCCATAAAAATGTTCAATTACTGCACAAGGTATTGTAATATTATGTTATTGTCCTTCAGGGAATCACTGGGACTTAAACCTCCCTGTGCCACAACAATCAAATGGGTCCATTTTGGTTAGGTCCATGTTTCCGTTTGGAGAGACAAATCTATCCAGCAGGACGGCTTGATTTGTATGTGGCCTGACAGAACGTGGTGTCTGAGACGTGAACCTTTTGTGGCAAAGTGCGTTGTTCTCTATGAACTGCTGAAGAAAACATATGTTTCACTTTCGTGTTTGTTGCTGTGTGCTCACTGCTGCCTGAAGCAACTGGTAAACTTGCTTTGTTGACATAAAAGATCCTCTCAGGTTCCTAATTCACAAACTAGATTTACCACTAGAGTGCAGTGTTTTCCATCAAATACTCAAATTCATCCCACAAGTTCAACAGAGGACGAAACTCTAATACTACTTTTTACTCAAGAGTAAAATCTAAATCACTATTACAAATAGATCGaactttcccccccaaaaagttGTGAACCATTGCATTAAAGCACTTGCATTACATATCCACCATGTAACAACACTGACCAGGCCTACATGACTACCTGACTAGAGAGAAAGCACAAGAGGAAGAGGTAGGTGAGCGTGCAAGCCGAAGAGGAAGTGTGCGGTCAGTGGGTCACTTTATACTGACAGGATACGCAGATCCAATCACAGCGTAACGcttcaggagacacagagaggaggagccagTAACATCCTCCAGCTGCCAGATCGCAGCACAATGCCAACAGATCAGGACCGGAGGTGACATCCAAACCTCTGTGTCTGAGTCTATTTCTACACACTCTCTTCATTTCCTGCACAGTGCGTGACCTGAAAACGTGCGGAGGCACTAAAACTATACTTTTTACACAACTGCACAGGCTCTTCACTGCTTCAAgtcctggctgctgctgctgctggttttgaGGAGCCTCTCCTGATCTGCACCGGAGAATTCCATCCCCCTGATGCAAATGTAAAAGCCAAATAATCCTGTGTTTTCCAAAGGAAGCTCGGCACAggacccccccaaccccccaccccagcCCCTGGTGCTCCCCGGTGTTACTTTGATGTGAAAGAAATGGCCCACTATCGTCATGCCGAACTCTACGCACCCACAGCACCTCTCCACACAGGAACCCGGGGCATACAAACCTGTGCACCACATACCCTGTTTCATCACTGAATCCACCTATAAAACACCAGCGATGTGTTGACCTTGTACGAGCCGGtgcaggccccccccccccccccccccccccccagctgtctGAGCGGCCTACATCTGGAAGTTGTTGAGTGACATCAGTGGTGGACAGGTTCTCATCTCAGCATGTGAAGTCTGTGTCAATCGCTAAACGTCTCTGCCTCCCTTTAATGCTCTTCGATTCTGCTCTAGTTGGCCGATAAACAACACGGAGCAAGTAGCAGTTAAAGGATTACCGTCATCCTGTCTGTTTCTCGTTTCTCGTGTTTACCATTAGTCCTAAACCCTGTGAGAGCTCTCACGCAGCACGAGAGACCAAAATGGTGAGGCTGCAGGCACATAAATATCAGTGGTGTCAAGCTAGAAGCCAAAAAAATCCTACGTCACGCTGCCTCAGAACAAAGGCTTTGATTGAATTTGTGTACAAGTACTCGTGCTGGGTTCACGGAaagctgttttttgtttgaacGTAGGATCACATCGTCTGGTTTAGCCATGAAGGAAACTTCTCCGTACATGCATGAGGTGGTGAAGTGATTGTCTGACATGGGTCTACTCTCCATCTGAGTGTGTGACCTCTGGGACACGTCCAGGTCCATAAAACTAAGTGTGAGAATTTATAAGCTGTACAAAGTGGAATTCTAGCgaaaaaactaaacatacaGCCAAATATAAAGATCAAACGCTGCTTACAGGTCTTGAGGAATACTACTGTTTAtatgaaaacacataaatattcaCAGTCTCGGATGGGGGTGAGAACAACAGGATCTGCAGATGTGGATTTAGAGAGAAGTGAGTTTCACAAGACCTCTAAATGTGAATGTAAGTGtggaatggttgtttgtctctgtatggcCCCTGGCTGATGACCTGTCCAGGGGGCAGCCTGCCACTCGCACAATGTGGATTGGataaacagacagatggatggatggaaagctCAACACACCTGGATCTCTGACTACACTGGCTGCATTATAGGTTGTATGGACTACATTCAAGACAACTGCAAAGAGTGCTTTTAACTATTTGGGTCTGTATAAAGTATGTTGCTTGTCCAGGGTCTTACCATTGTCTGGCTCTGGGATGTGGGCactggctggtgctggaggccCCGGAGGCCCAGGTGGCCCTGGTAGACCCCTGTCTCCTGGGAGTCCTGATGGACCACGTGGACCTGAGGAAAGGGATGGCAGACACATCACTGcattgacagacacacagtgactACATCTTCTGGAGAGGAAAAGCTAAATGTCAGAGTAATAATAAATGAGCGTGGGAGATGTGAGGATGTGGAGGATAAACTATGAcgaagagcagagaggaaacatattagaaaaagtgctgATTGATCCATTATTATAGTCTGTGGTAGGAGTGAGTGtctttgtatgtgtctgtgcacatgtggAGTAAAATCAGCAGCTGGAccgaggaggagaagtgaactTGCCAACTCCTCTCTGTAATTAACAGGAGGAGGGTCTTTAATGGCCTGGTGCTGGGAACTTACTCAGGGACACAGGAAAACTCAAATAAACACCACTACGCTCTGCAAAGTGTTACTGGCACCGGCTCATGGTAAATTGACTACTCCCTGCATACATGCTGCTGGCTTTAGCACGTGTGTGAACCAGTAACAGTCTGCGGCTGGTCTGTGCGGGCCGATCACTGAACgtgcctctgctcctccagcagtcTGGTTTTTTTTtggagatggaaaaaaaaggcaTCACCACGACTGCACCTGACCTCATTATGTGGGCGCGAGgcccctgaccccccccccccctccgacaGACCAACACTCACCAGCTTTCGGTTTATACACGGATGCATCTGACAGTGGTGGTCTGCTAATTATTACTCAGCTAGGTAATGTTGTTACAGCTCTGATTTGACACCTCCGTGGGCCGTTTTCACTTAGCCTCGATAAACACTGCAGCGTGACCAGCTGTGTTTTGGCTGCGTTGGATAGATTGTGAGCGGCAATCTGCAGCAGAGCGGCTCAAATGGCCTGTTAAAGTGGCCTTTTGGAATATATGTGACATATTTGAGAgaacagttttgtgttttcttcctgcTGGGGTAATGGTTCCCTAGAGCAGCCGGGGGGATACCCCGTCAATATATGAATCCCAGTTTGTAATTCAACTCTGCTGTAACTTATCAGGACCTATCATAATGTACAGTGTCACTTCTCCTAACATCACAAGTtattcccccacccccccacacttcAATCTTTCCCATGACCCCCGGCTAAAACCACATTTGTCTACATTTTGCTCTGACATTGGACACGTTCCaattgtgtgtttatctttgtctttataattaaatcaaaaaaaaatctgcacaaTAAGGAAAACCCAGCTTTGGATGCGAGACATAGCTCTGGCTTTGGGTACTTATGAAGTAATGGAGatagaaaaaacaataacaccACAGGCATATGGAAATCATAATAACCTGGgatttgtgtatatataactCATGTTCATTTCAGATTGAAGTCACATGGCGTGGGTTTGCAGTTAAACTCTTTGGCTAAATCTCAGCAGCAGGCACCGAGCAGGGGTCACATGTTGGCCTGAAACGAGAGCCACTCCCTTCATGATCCTGAGCGGAGGAATAACAGCCGATAGCCAGAGCAGATGTTGTGACAAAGTTATACCGCCATTGACTTTATTATCATTCAAGTTACAGCTGCGTGTGGATTTACTTTATTACCCAACAGGTCATTTATTATAAGCACGTCGAGGGGTGAGCTCTAAATACATATACATGCGTCTGTTTCTGTTCTGGTTGGTGGCCATGAGCGGCAGTGAGCACATGTTGtagagtttaaaaacaaatgtttttactgCCCACCGAGACGGTACTTTTAGAAAACATATGATTTTAAAAGCCAACCAGCACAATGGCCACATTCCAGTAAGTTACCAGCTCCGACATTTGCCGCAGGAGGGTCTGTGGGTTGTGCATttcagagaaagacaaacactctGCAAAAGGACGCTCAGGGTTTTGTGAGATATATCTGGTCAATATTGTCccattgaaatgttttgttctaCAGACAAAAAGTGGAAAGGCAGGTACACAACTGTACTGCAGTGACGCACACAAATCTTTATGGACAAGCTATGCCAACATCCAGACTCAGCTGTTGGCCACAAATCGGCTGTCTGGATTTGACTTTGCATCCACTCTTACCTGCTTGTCCATGGGATCCCTTTGATCCGGGGGCTCCAGATGGGCCCCTTGCTCCGGCCTCCCCCCGAGGCCCAATGGGACCTGGCAGCCCCCGAGACCCTAACTTCCCTAAGAGGAGGAAACAGTCATGAGTAATCACGGAGCCTTAACTGGTTTACATCTTAAATGGTTTTACATCAACTGAAAGGCAACTACGATTTCAACCTACCATCTCTGCCAGGAAGCCCATCTCTCCCCTTTTCACCCTGAGGACCTGTAATGAAAGCAGAGATGAGTTAATTGAGAGATAAAGCCCTGTGAACAACATCTTGGCTCAAACCACTTTGAGgagagggaaagtaaaatcCACTGAGGGATGAGCTGCAACTCTCTGAATCCAAGTTATAGAGCAGATTGTGTTTATACTTCATTAAGTCTAATTTAAACCTCTGTTCCAAATTGATAAATTAACTTTGACTCAGCCAATAAAttcctgaaaatgaaaatgtttgttcagtGATTTCAGTTGTATCAGGCCTTAGTTGGACCTTTAATAAAAGGTTCAACAGAGAGCTAGGCCACAGTGATGTGAGGAAGCCTCTCTTTGTTCAAGTGGAACACCAGCAGTTGTACACATCGAATTCTTTTTGTAGGACCTGGGAAATACCACTACACAACTTTGTTGAAAAGAAGGAACGTGGTGTTAGAAAGAAATGATCTTCGCTTGCTTCTTACCGACGCTCAAGGCTACATAAGCCTCTTCAAGCATAGCATAGCCGACTCTCCAACTAAACTGACGACAGTGTAACTTTTGGCAGAACTCTTCTGCTCTGTTCAGTCCTGATTAATGGTAGACAGAAATTAAAGCCACTTTGTGAGATCGCACACATCAGGTTTTGGTTCCTTCTAGCGATCGAACAAAAATACACGTTATCAGAGAGACATGAGCGCCATATATCTCTGTTATGAATAGGGTaattctgatttttttttttcaacataaacataaatttCACTGCAGAGCATCCATGGTATGTACACTTCTTTCTGCTAACAGTCCAATACCTCACATTTTACAGATACAAATTGATCACACCTGTTTTCACCAGGATTGTCTCATTTGTCCACATCTGAAAACTTCAGCCATAAACTCTGGAGCAATTTTCCACAGAGTGAAAGATTGTACAAAGATAATAATAGAAACAAGCATCCTTCTCATAGtggctaaagcctgaaacatgcttctgcgttttcacgggcctgtaagcgcaagagcccttccgggtcccttacgtgcttatgtatccctccttacgtgctgacgggtgtcgacccccttttctaaaattaacggcaaagctccgcaagctcactcagcccgcaaggctgtgattggtctgctccacatcccttctggagctgcatttccggtttcatgccccataataccggcagaaatcacggaagatttagaagaacgaatatggaccaaatagaagagcacttggcagaagatatccgatagtatgatcacttgtataacctgtcattgactggcggatttgtccgccagaaaaaggctacgatgagccgcagtggctatgtaaataaacaatcgacgaagaagaaagaaggcgtctctaaggtcgtctcgacaaaaagcattactccgcctagtgttctggcgcagaattgctttgtaagacgcgcaacggttggggaagcatgaatgaaaacgagtcttgcgccacagcggcgtgaaaagacgcagacgcagtcgcagaagcatgtttcaggcttaagtttTGGCGGGACAGGTACTTTTTTTGCGTCTGACATTGCAGCTGCGTTGATTAACCTTTTAGCTACAGAGAGTTCATCAACTTCTCTGCTGCTCAGCTTGACAACAGGGAAGGAAAGAGAACTCAGGGAGTGCAAAGTGCTAAAAGAAACGAaatgtgtgtgcagaggaaGACAGGAGAGCAGAAGTGAGCAAGTGGAAGGGGAAACTGAGCTGCTGCTCGCAGAAGGAAGCTGCGAGAAGTAGTTATCAAAACCCTGGACTCCCTCAATGGAAGCATACAGTATATTTTGTATCTATTCATACAAGACAGCAAAATGTATCTACCTGCAGGTCCCTGCTCACCAGGAGCACCCTGAGCGGGTGCAGCCCCAATTAGGGATGAGGCCTCTGGTGCAGTTTCTCCTTTAACCTGAGGGTGGCGATGCGATATGGAGGACGGGGCAGTGAGTAATTGGACCTGGTACAAGGAGAAACAAGGGTGGCCACATAAAAATACAATCGTGTTAAATGCAGGACTGTGGTTTTTGTCAGTGGTAAAGAATCTGTGGCTGACGTCAGACATCAACTGTTACCTTCGCCTCCACTGAGCTCAGCCTGTCACTCAGAGCTGTGATTCTGCTGCA belongs to Platichthys flesus chromosome 3, fPlaFle2.1, whole genome shotgun sequence and includes:
- the emid1 gene encoding EMI domain-containing protein 1 isoform X1, producing MGPSQRESVSALCRKSLLCTVLLLWLSAAVDGTWKTGLYKTYSAASHTSVYQKRNWCPHTVTKTVTCQVQNGTTLQRVYQTCRWPQGCTGGSYRTVVRPSYKVVYRTVTSLEWKCCPGFSGAACEEDAGNQLVAQEAVRKPSTLRRPPARTGESTSSCLNCSRITALSDRLSSVEAKVQLLTAPSSISHRHPQVKGETAPEASSLIGAAPAQGAPGEQGPAGPQGEKGRDGLPGRDGKLGSRGLPGPIGPRGEAGARGPSGAPGSKGSHGQAGPRGPSGLPGDRGLPGPPGPPGPPAPASAHIPEPDNARRKDLFYTNTFHDSRGSPVPGPQGPAGPVGPAGPKGPVGPPGPPGQNGKSGAAGIQGPVGPKGERGERGPLGYPGERGFRGESGTPGPKGEPGEKGLPGDGIHQIREALKILAERVLILETMIGIHEPDLGSGDGPFGTAIPSFYRDKRAGALPYRLASPLSSNTKVRGK
- the emid1 gene encoding EMI domain-containing protein 1 isoform X2, with protein sequence MGPSQRESVSALCRKSLLCTVLLLWLSAAVDGTWKTGLYKTYSAASHTSVYQKRNWCPHTVTKTVTCQVQNGTTLQRVYQTCRWPQGCTGGSYRTVVRPSYKVVYRTVTSLEWKCCPGFSGAACEEDAGNQLVAQEAVRKPSTLRRPPARTGESTSSCLNCSRITALSDRLSSVEAKVQLLTAPSSISHRHPQVKGETAPEASSLIGAAPAQGAPGEQGPAGPQGEKGRDGLPGRDGKLGSRGLPGPIGPRGEAGARGPSGAPGSKGSHGQAGPRGPSGLPGDRGLPGPPGPPGPPAPASAHIPEPDNARRKDLFYTNTFHDSRGSPVPGPQGPAGPVGPAGPKGPVGPPGPPGQNGKSGAAGIQGPVGPKGERGERGPLGYPGERGFRGESGTPGPKGEPGEKGLPDVSLQMFHDLQADLELLARRVTLLEAIIWPGNADTSPPTALPALTDFIFDEI